One genomic window of Bacillota bacterium includes the following:
- a CDS encoding superoxide dismutase has protein sequence MTKKHVLPELPYAYNALEPHYDEATVKLHHTKHHQAYVDGLNKAEDKLEEARVSGDYALIKHWQRELAFHGSGHIMHKLFWATMSPTGGGEPTGHILKHINESFGSFEAFKKQFSAAAAAVEGSGWALLVYSATLRNLYITTIEKHQDVTLVDGMPLLTVDVWEHAYYLKYQNRRAEWIAAWWNIVNWEHVNHLIEH, from the coding sequence ATGACAAAAAAACATGTCCTACCCGAACTGCCCTATGCTTACAATGCTCTGGAGCCGCACTACGACGAGGCCACTGTGAAGTTACACCACACCAAGCATCACCAGGCCTACGTCGATGGGCTAAACAAAGCCGAGGACAAGCTTGAAGAGGCACGCGTCAGCGGTGACTATGCCTTAATCAAGCACTGGCAACGTGAGCTCGCCTTTCATGGCAGTGGCCACATTATGCACAAACTCTTCTGGGCCACCATGTCGCCAACGGGAGGCGGAGAACCAACGGGCCACATCCTAAAGCATATTAACGAGAGTTTTGGTAGCTTTGAAGCGTTTAAGAAACAGTTTTCCGCTGCTGCTGCAGCGGTAGAGGGCTCTGGTTGGGCGCTGCTCGTTTACTCCGCTACGCTCCGCAATCTCTACATAACTACCATCGAGAAGCACCAGGACGTGACTTTAGTAGATGGCATGCCACTTCTCACGGTGGATGTTTGGGAACATGCTTACTACCTCAAGTACCAGAATCGCCGCGCCGAATGGATTGCCGCTTGGTGGAATATCGTGAACTGGGAGCATGTCAACCACTTGATTGAGCACTAG
- a CDS encoding type II toxin-antitoxin system prevent-host-death family antitoxin produces the protein MSDTTKVITATEFKINLGLYLDYVSADHEVVITKNGKKSVRITPYITDIERYFTVKERALDYSYGGKKVSYAEFMEIYEKSELRMEYINGEIVLLSSPSTFHQEVSGNLHMLLRSYLKDGKCKVFYAPFDVHFHKQGFQTPDVMQPDLLVSCDVEAAVNEKGRYMGTPTLCVEILSRSTRSKDLVDKLNTYMLSGVREFWAVDPDKQTVMVYGFNDFAVDEHASYKQGDTLTSYFFAGLEIGLADIFQR, from the coding sequence ATGAGCGACACTACCAAGGTCATTACCGCTACTGAGTTTAAGATTAACCTTGGGCTGTATCTAGACTATGTATCGGCCGACCACGAAGTTGTCATTACCAAGAATGGCAAGAAGTCTGTCAGGATTACGCCTTACATCACAGACATTGAGCGCTACTTCACGGTTAAGGAGCGAGCTCTCGACTACAGCTACGGCGGCAAAAAGGTCTCCTATGCGGAGTTCATGGAGATTTACGAAAAAAGTGAACTCAGAATGGAGTATATCAACGGCGAAATTGTGCTCCTATCTTCCCCGAGCACCTTCCATCAGGAGGTTTCGGGCAACCTGCACATGCTATTGCGGTCATACCTAAAGGATGGTAAGTGCAAAGTGTTTTACGCGCCGTTTGACGTGCACTTCCACAAGCAGGGCTTTCAAACGCCGGATGTGATGCAACCCGATTTGCTAGTGAGCTGCGACGTAGAGGCAGCGGTTAACGAAAAGGGCCGGTACATGGGCACACCGACCCTGTGTGTGGAGATCCTTTCTCGGAGCACCCGCTCTAAAGACTTGGTAGACAAACTCAACACATACATGTTGTCCGGGGTCAGGGAGTTTTGGGCGGTTGATCCCGATAAGCAAACAGTGATGGTCTATGGGTTTAACGACTTCGCGGTTGATGAGCACGCCTCTTACAAACAGGGAGACACCCTAACATCGTATTTTTTTGCCGGGCTGGAAATTGGCTTAGCGGACATCTTTCAGCGCTAA
- a CDS encoding metallophosphoesterase family protein → MRSVVTLMHLSDLHLGWQGAFLGDKSASRAEERDAVLRKAVDLALSPLESVDGVIIAGDLFEHHRPPAALVEGALRQLSRLTQGGKFLLTVPGNHDEISYHDSVYRQYAERWPGVLVTNPQPAHVGSYAIRGEAVHFYSVAYTGGTTRCDAPLADLPRQDLPGLHIGVFHGSLDCPATWRSLPLSSKELSRAAYDYVALGHFHQARSHQLGQMVISYCGAIEGKGLDDCGTGRVQLVELGSGRTTLRSVALAVRPQRVLTLNLDEVPDEAYLRSWLDERLDKEALVRIVLQGTENFALAGEKVSAYARGLCYHCEVVDQAMGLSPLYLSQIAEEVTVRGYFARQLLAKAEAAPSVEEKQECLQALRLGLAALGKEH, encoded by the coding sequence GTGAGGTCTGTAGTCACTTTAATGCATTTGTCGGATCTTCACTTGGGTTGGCAGGGAGCATTTTTGGGGGACAAATCTGCTAGTCGGGCCGAGGAGCGTGATGCAGTCTTAAGGAAGGCCGTTGATCTTGCCCTATCGCCGCTGGAAAGTGTTGATGGCGTCATCATAGCAGGCGACCTCTTTGAGCACCATCGTCCCCCTGCCGCCTTGGTAGAGGGGGCGCTGCGTCAGCTGTCGCGCCTTACACAAGGGGGTAAGTTTCTGCTAACCGTTCCAGGCAATCACGATGAAATTAGCTACCACGATTCTGTCTACCGCCAGTATGCGGAGCGTTGGCCGGGGGTACTGGTGACGAATCCCCAACCTGCGCATGTGGGGAGCTACGCCATCCGCGGCGAGGCGGTGCACTTTTACAGCGTGGCCTACACCGGTGGCACCACGCGTTGCGACGCCCCGTTAGCCGATTTGCCACGGCAAGACCTGCCCGGCCTACATATCGGCGTGTTTCACGGGTCACTAGATTGCCCTGCTACGTGGCGAAGTCTGCCTCTGTCAAGTAAGGAACTCTCCAGAGCAGCATATGATTATGTGGCCCTGGGGCACTTTCATCAAGCGCGAAGTCATCAGCTCGGACAAATGGTGATATCATACTGTGGCGCCATAGAAGGCAAAGGTCTTGACGATTGCGGTACCGGCCGGGTACAGTTGGTAGAACTAGGCAGTGGTCGAACCACGCTACGTAGCGTCGCGCTCGCGGTGCGCCCACAGCGGGTTCTCACACTTAACCTAGATGAAGTGCCCGATGAGGCTTACTTGCGATCCTGGCTTGACGAGCGCCTAGATAAAGAAGCCCTGGTACGCATCGTGCTACAAGGCACCGAGAATTTTGCGCTGGCCGGTGAAAAAGTATCAGCCTACGCCAGGGGTTTGTGCTACCACTGCGAAGTAGTTGACCAGGCCATGGGGCTCTCTCCGCTCTATCTGTCACAGATTGCCGAGGAAGTCACTGTGCGTGGCTACTTTGCTCGTCAACTCTTGGCCAAAGCCGAAGCTGCGCCTAGTGTCGAAGAAAAACAAGAGTGCCTGCAGGCCCTTCGCTTGGGCCTGGCGGCGCTTGGCAAGGAGCATTAG
- a CDS encoding RNA methyltransferase, which translates to MELVTSAKNTRLKEIRKLAQKSYRDETGLCLVEGIQPCLRAIENGHDVELFIYSPEILRSEAALAMVSDLEKRNTSILRVSKDAFASLSLRDNPMGIALVAKMRPTALSQVELRRDSILTALFNVKSPGNLGTIVRTVDSIGGAGVVLVGQTADPYDPLCIKASVGTVFNVPIIKVASADDFLTWCHSRQVALITTSAQAKVDLAGAAFSYPCAVLMGSEGPGLPEDVLSAGRWSVRIPMYGQASSLNLAVATGIILYEVKKQQTCQ; encoded by the coding sequence GTGGAACTAGTTACGAGTGCCAAGAATACCCGCCTTAAAGAGATACGCAAATTGGCCCAGAAATCTTATCGAGATGAGACTGGCCTCTGCTTGGTAGAAGGCATACAGCCATGCCTGCGCGCCATTGAGAACGGCCACGACGTGGAACTCTTTATCTACTCCCCAGAAATACTGCGGAGCGAGGCAGCGCTCGCCATGGTAAGTGACCTAGAGAAACGCAATACAAGTATACTAAGAGTGAGCAAGGATGCCTTTGCTTCGCTTTCTCTGCGCGATAACCCCATGGGCATCGCTCTTGTGGCGAAAATGAGGCCGACTGCTCTATCGCAAGTCGAGCTACGACGAGACTCTATATTGACTGCTCTCTTTAACGTCAAGAGCCCTGGCAACCTTGGCACCATCGTGCGCACGGTGGATTCCATCGGTGGCGCGGGTGTTGTCCTAGTGGGACAGACCGCCGACCCCTACGACCCACTCTGCATCAAGGCCAGTGTGGGTACGGTGTTCAACGTGCCCATCATCAAAGTGGCCAGTGCGGATGATTTTCTGACCTGGTGCCATAGTCGGCAAGTAGCGCTCATTACCACCTCCGCCCAAGCGAAGGTAGACTTAGCAGGGGCCGCATTCTCATACCCCTGCGCTGTGCTCATGGGCAGTGAGGGGCCCGGACTGCCGGAAGACGTACTATCTGCCGGACGGTGGTCAGTGCGCATTCCCATGTATGGGCAGGCTTCATCTCTCAATCTAGCTGTGGCGACAGGTATTATCCTTTACGAAGTGAAAAAACAACAGACCTGTCAGTAA
- a CDS encoding peptidylprolyl isomerase — MVTLTACQREEPKVKPVATIEMEDGGIIKIELDPAVAPESVNNFIYLAQKGFYDGLVFHRLIPGFMIQGGCPDGNGTGGPGYSIKGEFAQNGVRNALKHERGVISMARSQLYDSAGSQFFIMHAPSPHLDGAYAAFGRVTSGMEVVDRIVAGPSDQAANGLALEPRARMKKVTVDTMGVTFNPPRKLPR; from the coding sequence ATGGTGACCTTGACTGCTTGCCAAAGAGAGGAGCCTAAGGTAAAACCAGTGGCCACAATTGAGATGGAAGATGGCGGTATCATCAAAATAGAGCTAGACCCAGCGGTTGCGCCGGAGAGCGTAAATAACTTTATCTACCTTGCGCAGAAGGGCTTTTATGATGGGCTGGTCTTTCATCGCCTTATACCGGGCTTTATGATTCAAGGCGGTTGCCCAGACGGCAATGGCACGGGTGGCCCAGGCTACAGCATAAAGGGCGAGTTCGCGCAGAATGGCGTGCGCAATGCTCTAAAGCATGAACGAGGCGTTATTTCCATGGCGCGCTCGCAGTTGTATGATTCGGCCGGATCCCAGTTCTTTATTATGCATGCGCCAAGCCCACACCTTGATGGTGCCTACGCGGCCTTTGGGCGTGTCACTAGCGGCATGGAGGTAGTCGACCGCATTGTCGCTGGCCCTAGCGACCAAGCTGCCAATGGGTTGGCTCTCGAACCGCGGGCTAGGATGAAGAAGGTGACTGTAGATACCATGGGTGTTACCTTTAACCCGCCGCGTAAACTTCCCCGGTAA
- a CDS encoding AAA family ATPase, producing the protein MGMVLFKRLILRGLGLYGGEAVFDFSPGSNILLGANESGKSTMAEGLCGVLFGLKAPALQYRHWGGSSSFEGELWLSCQGVELCIRRSFATNTIEVRRVDPAGKWHHSATGVHKPEAHKPNKAYLDFLRETFGVTSSEAFRSTYYVAQPLPLGQALDAKVQELISGGGTHHLAAREFLQDSLKNVTRNWRAYAPSLGSGTKERALEKVQDERRELELRLAEQRGATEELRQVESKLDALLGELRAKKANILAQAGIQVAWQQWSVMRDKYVASRDKAQKIDADSTSASNLSQAIEKSTLELAARELPRLRELQSEKAAAQTRHAALRLMALLGEHAVEHVHAVRRFVTELSAQLEEREQDLAQALESERQVALSEALLLNWANDYEKKYGLAPRALSLQDFDNFSTRQSLLEKKSRQEARLREALSRPRRTAWPAVAGLLAGALAVMAIGGQMGVGAGVLLLALGLAVSLFWRGKNPATRILQGELRETEGSLASYDLSSAFLDVGSSELLVAARQDFLLYKEREGTVREGQRVAAERVRYMKGRSTELRQKIDALLSSGSSDGVRGLPRYFAEVSALSSCSLEGRRLSDALADLRKASWDDFERQAKEYVGLSKQLMQIDVDLALAEKEAQQDISTRQGQLAYLLANYNAVDIAALARRKIDATTDMLLARQEWLAHVDKYPGLPSPEQADDVLGVDQAKKALERQLELARAQVESLEQEIFSLRNRQGYLVGQSTESLALGEEALAEVLERERQHTREARVLGIAITELKSAAEEFHTAARGHMEDRTTHYFAAITGTGRHVRLDEGFHVFVVAERGNKVTPAELSQGTRDQLYLALRLAMADLVSAESTIPLLFDDPFLNTDRERLAKMRQAVLSLGRQSILLSHSDIFCDWGQPVTVTRQER; encoded by the coding sequence GTGGGAATGGTATTGTTTAAGCGACTGATTCTGCGCGGCTTGGGGCTCTACGGCGGCGAAGCCGTCTTTGATTTTTCGCCGGGCAGCAATATCTTGCTAGGCGCCAATGAGAGTGGTAAATCCACTATGGCCGAGGGCCTGTGTGGCGTACTTTTCGGTCTGAAAGCGCCTGCACTGCAGTATCGACACTGGGGAGGGAGCAGCTCTTTTGAGGGTGAGCTGTGGCTCTCGTGCCAAGGAGTAGAGTTATGCATAAGGCGTTCATTTGCCACGAACACCATTGAGGTCAGACGCGTCGACCCCGCCGGTAAGTGGCATCACTCTGCTACCGGGGTGCATAAACCAGAGGCGCATAAGCCAAACAAGGCCTATCTAGATTTCTTGCGAGAGACCTTTGGGGTCACTAGCAGCGAAGCCTTTCGTAGCACCTACTATGTGGCGCAACCCTTGCCTCTGGGACAGGCGCTAGATGCCAAGGTGCAGGAGCTTATCTCGGGTGGAGGCACCCATCACCTGGCGGCTCGTGAGTTCTTGCAGGATAGTTTGAAGAATGTGACGCGAAACTGGAGGGCCTATGCGCCTAGCCTGGGCAGCGGCACTAAAGAACGCGCCCTCGAGAAGGTACAGGACGAGAGACGGGAGCTAGAGCTTCGTCTAGCCGAACAAAGGGGAGCTACAGAGGAGCTACGGCAGGTTGAAAGCAAGCTAGACGCTCTGTTGGGAGAATTAAGAGCCAAGAAGGCGAACATTTTGGCCCAAGCTGGCATCCAAGTGGCCTGGCAACAGTGGAGTGTGATGCGAGACAAGTATGTGGCCAGCCGCGATAAGGCGCAAAAAATCGACGCCGATAGTACTAGCGCCAGCAACCTATCACAAGCGATAGAGAAAAGCACCTTGGAGCTGGCGGCGCGGGAGCTGCCCCGACTGCGAGAATTACAGTCCGAAAAGGCCGCGGCACAGACTCGGCACGCAGCTCTTAGGCTCATGGCCCTCTTAGGGGAACATGCGGTGGAGCATGTACATGCTGTGCGCCGCTTTGTTACGGAGCTCAGTGCACAACTTGAAGAACGCGAGCAAGACCTCGCACAAGCTCTAGAGAGTGAACGACAGGTCGCCTTGAGCGAAGCTCTGCTCCTTAACTGGGCGAATGACTATGAGAAGAAGTATGGGCTAGCCCCGCGGGCGCTATCTCTACAGGATTTTGATAATTTTAGTACACGACAGTCGTTACTTGAGAAAAAGTCGCGGCAAGAGGCCAGGCTACGAGAGGCGCTTTCTCGCCCTCGCCGCACAGCCTGGCCGGCAGTAGCAGGGCTACTAGCTGGAGCATTGGCCGTCATGGCTATTGGAGGGCAGATGGGGGTGGGGGCAGGGGTCTTGCTCCTTGCTCTTGGCCTCGCCGTCTCTCTATTTTGGCGCGGAAAGAACCCGGCGACTCGTATCCTTCAGGGGGAGCTACGCGAGACAGAGGGGTCTCTCGCCTCATATGACTTGTCTTCTGCCTTTCTGGATGTAGGCTCGAGCGAGTTACTGGTCGCAGCGAGGCAAGACTTTTTGTTGTACAAGGAGAGGGAAGGGACCGTCAGGGAAGGCCAACGAGTGGCCGCAGAGCGCGTGCGATACATGAAAGGTCGCAGTACTGAGTTAAGGCAGAAAATCGACGCCCTGTTGTCTAGCGGAAGCTCTGACGGTGTCAGGGGTCTGCCGCGTTACTTCGCCGAAGTCTCTGCGCTTTCCTCTTGCTCTCTAGAGGGGCGAAGATTGAGTGATGCCTTGGCCGATCTCCGTAAAGCATCTTGGGACGATTTTGAACGGCAAGCCAAAGAATATGTGGGGCTAAGCAAGCAGCTGATGCAGATTGACGTTGACCTTGCCCTGGCCGAAAAAGAGGCGCAACAAGATATTAGTACTAGGCAAGGCCAGCTAGCCTACCTGCTAGCGAACTACAATGCAGTTGACATAGCGGCCTTGGCACGTCGCAAAATAGATGCTACTACCGATATGTTGTTAGCGCGCCAAGAGTGGCTAGCGCATGTGGATAAGTATCCTGGGCTGCCGTCACCTGAGCAGGCCGACGATGTGCTCGGTGTGGACCAAGCCAAGAAAGCGCTCGAGAGACAATTGGAACTTGCACGGGCACAAGTTGAAAGCCTCGAGCAGGAAATATTTAGCTTGCGCAATCGGCAAGGCTACCTCGTTGGGCAGAGCACAGAAAGCCTAGCGCTCGGAGAAGAAGCGCTAGCAGAAGTGTTAGAGCGCGAAAGGCAGCACACCCGCGAGGCGCGGGTGCTCGGAATCGCCATCACCGAGCTAAAGAGCGCGGCCGAGGAGTTTCACACAGCGGCTAGAGGGCACATGGAAGACCGAACTACGCACTACTTTGCGGCGATAACGGGAACAGGCCGCCATGTTAGGCTTGACGAAGGATTTCACGTCTTTGTGGTGGCCGAACGGGGCAACAAAGTAACCCCGGCTGAGTTAAGCCAGGGGACTAGGGACCAGTTGTACTTAGCACTCCGTCTGGCCATGGCTGATCTTGTAAGCGCAGAGAGCACCATACCACTTCTATTTGACGATCCCTTTCTTAACACAGACAGAGAACGCCTAGCAAAAATGCGGCAGGCCGTGCTCTCCCTTGGTAGACAGAGTATTTTGCTCAGCCATAGCGATATTTTCTGCGACTGGGGCCAGCCTGTTACCGTCACACGCCAAGAACGTTAA
- a CDS encoding winged helix-turn-helix transcriptional regulator, which translates to MEILLQHTKAFKALGDPKRAMIMDMLSCGELCACMILERFKISQSTLSHHMKLLCESGLVRSRREGKWTYYSLDVDTINQAKEYFCALTSGKGHCICEGNVDDCKECDNGEEAT; encoded by the coding sequence GTGGAAATACTCTTGCAGCACACCAAAGCCTTTAAGGCGCTAGGCGACCCCAAAAGGGCCATGATCATGGACATGCTCTCTTGCGGCGAGCTTTGCGCTTGCATGATTTTAGAGCGGTTCAAAATATCGCAGTCTACGTTGTCCCACCACATGAAGTTGTTGTGTGAATCTGGCCTTGTCCGGAGCAGAAGAGAAGGCAAGTGGACGTATTATTCTCTGGATGTAGACACAATCAACCAAGCCAAGGAATATTTCTGCGCCCTCACTTCTGGCAAGGGACATTGTATTTGCGAGGGGAATGTGGACGACTGCAAGGAGTGTGACAATGGTGAGGAAGCAACATAG
- a CDS encoding aquaporin, whose translation MAGSNTGRPSAWAKARAEFIGTYCLLFAGTGAIIINDLSGGLIAHVGIAFTFGLIVFAMITAFGDVSGAHLNPAVTLGLFFAGRFPGSAVVAYVASQVSGAVVASATLGILFPEHATLGGTMPATSAAHSLLVEILMTALLMLVILIVPTADKKKKVMAAVSIGATIALAALLAGPISGASLNPARSLGPALITGELRELWVYLAGPILGATLGVVLCRCSHGGATIVHRLGCRRPFLQ comes from the coding sequence ATTGCGGGAAGCAATACGGGGCGTCCAAGTGCGTGGGCGAAGGCCCGAGCAGAATTTATAGGAACATATTGCTTGTTGTTTGCCGGTACCGGGGCGATAATTATTAACGACCTAAGCGGCGGTCTTATTGCGCACGTCGGTATTGCTTTCACTTTTGGGCTGATAGTCTTCGCCATGATTACAGCGTTTGGCGATGTATCAGGAGCCCATCTAAATCCCGCTGTTACACTCGGTTTGTTTTTCGCAGGCCGTTTCCCCGGGTCTGCGGTAGTCGCCTATGTTGCCAGCCAAGTAAGTGGCGCTGTCGTCGCCAGTGCGACGCTTGGCATCTTGTTCCCAGAGCATGCCACCCTAGGCGGGACGATGCCCGCTACTTCAGCTGCTCATTCGCTCTTGGTAGAAATACTTATGACCGCACTACTGATGCTTGTGATTCTCATCGTTCCGACTGCCGACAAGAAAAAGAAAGTCATGGCTGCCGTATCCATAGGTGCCACTATTGCTTTAGCCGCTCTCCTTGCTGGCCCCATCTCGGGCGCATCGCTCAACCCTGCTAGGTCACTTGGCCCAGCCCTTATTACAGGCGAGTTGCGTGAGCTATGGGTCTACTTAGCCGGGCCGATCTTAGGCGCAACCCTAGGGGTCGTGCTCTGTCGCTGCAGTCATGGTGGAGCTACTATTGTGCATAGATTGGGATGTCGGCGACCCTTTCTGCAATAA
- a CDS encoding 4Fe-4S binding protein produces the protein MYNVSTLLLTDEKCCGCGRCVEVCPHRVYSVIDSKARIDDKDGCMECGACARNCPTSAISVAAVVGCTYAVIMGWLTGTKPSCDCSGGSECC, from the coding sequence ATGTATAATGTCTCAACGCTCCTTTTGACCGACGAAAAATGCTGCGGGTGCGGAAGATGCGTTGAAGTCTGCCCGCATAGAGTGTACAGTGTGATAGACAGTAAGGCCCGGATAGATGACAAAGACGGATGCATGGAGTGCGGCGCATGTGCAAGAAACTGTCCGACAAGTGCCATATCCGTTGCTGCGGTAGTTGGCTGTACTTACGCCGTTATTATGGGCTGGCTTACAGGTACTAAGCCGAGCTGTGATTGTTCAGGCGGCAGCGAATGTTGCTAA
- a CDS encoding phosphotransferase — protein sequence MSHLDSSVTCSTPLLGGQSGSKVSRLTEGSGETKIIKTTRREDMPDYLTANYPSVDMAEYLFYTELQPKLDLPAPSLLGHGHLPQGGVFLVLEDVAKSHRLLPLGHHYTTLELLSIIATYARLHGRGQRIAAADKAYSWLHQDPRTTLAAHLVLRHLQELARNEWTNALAAVPLYSPRLPSLLREVAARLAHLPSTILHNDFYATNVALPLDCTQPAVLLDWQLIGRGPLQLDLANIGLLSASPCFKEVDKDAVLLGYLEALAREGGPKITLRALREQYTYAELLLALDFLPRFVRAMHRANDLNEPWIPWMRDAYATNMANIAVHL from the coding sequence ATGAGCCATCTCGATAGCAGTGTTACTTGCTCTACCCCACTTCTAGGCGGTCAGAGCGGCAGCAAGGTTTCGCGCCTCACAGAAGGGAGTGGCGAAACCAAGATCATTAAAACTACCCGCCGCGAAGACATGCCTGACTACCTTACGGCTAACTACCCCTCAGTCGACATGGCAGAGTATCTGTTCTACACGGAGCTTCAACCTAAGCTCGACCTACCCGCGCCCTCTCTACTCGGGCACGGGCATTTGCCGCAGGGCGGGGTATTCTTGGTGCTAGAAGATGTCGCGAAAAGCCATCGTCTGCTGCCTCTAGGGCACCACTACACAACTCTAGAGCTCTTGTCCATCATCGCTACCTATGCTCGCCTACACGGTAGGGGACAGAGGATAGCTGCCGCCGATAAGGCCTACTCATGGCTGCACCAAGACCCGCGCACTACTCTTGCCGCACACCTCGTTTTGCGACACCTGCAAGAGCTAGCAAGAAACGAGTGGACTAATGCTCTGGCAGCTGTGCCCCTTTACTCGCCCCGCCTGCCCTCTCTCTTGCGCGAGGTGGCAGCGCGCCTAGCCCACTTGCCTTCGACCATTCTCCACAACGACTTCTATGCGACAAATGTCGCTTTGCCCCTAGACTGCACACAACCCGCAGTCTTGCTGGACTGGCAACTTATCGGGCGTGGCCCCTTACAACTTGATCTCGCCAACATTGGCCTCCTCAGCGCAAGCCCGTGTTTTAAAGAAGTAGATAAAGATGCCGTGCTACTTGGCTACCTTGAGGCTTTGGCACGAGAAGGCGGCCCCAAAATCACTCTCAGGGCTTTACGCGAGCAGTATACCTACGCTGAGCTCTTGCTGGCGCTCGATTTCTTGCCACGCTTTGTGCGCGCCATGCATCGCGCCAATGATCTTAACGAGCCTTGGATTCCCTGGATGCGCGATGCCTATGCAACGAACATGGCCAATATTGCGGTTCATCTTTAA
- a CDS encoding radical SAM protein: protein MQGYCRKIIPFSSVDGPGNRTVIFLQGCNFHCFYCHNPETQPLGGSGQPDADVVSRDHMELVAEVLLYRDFIRGVTLSGGECTVQLPFLMALCQELQNNKIEVFIDTNGHLAHADFRRLCQYVDACMFDIKAMDEAVHLQLTGQSNNLVLQNLRYAIELQKIYEIRTVIVPDLLPNCHTVIEASRLISRDPRIRYKLIKFRPRGVQALLPTMHMPSDDYMVELCTLARSCGVAICLTV from the coding sequence ATGCAGGGCTACTGCCGTAAAATTATCCCCTTTAGCAGTGTAGATGGGCCGGGTAATCGCACAGTCATTTTTCTGCAAGGCTGTAATTTTCATTGCTTTTACTGCCACAACCCAGAGACGCAGCCCCTAGGTGGTAGCGGCCAGCCAGATGCCGATGTTGTCAGCAGGGACCACATGGAGTTAGTGGCGGAAGTTCTGTTGTATCGGGATTTTATACGGGGGGTCACCCTGTCTGGTGGGGAGTGCACAGTCCAGCTGCCCTTTCTTATGGCACTTTGCCAGGAGCTACAGAATAACAAGATTGAGGTCTTCATAGACACCAACGGTCACCTTGCCCACGCGGATTTTCGTCGCCTCTGCCAGTACGTGGATGCTTGTATGTTCGATATTAAAGCCATGGACGAGGCTGTTCACCTACAGCTGACCGGGCAGAGCAATAACTTAGTGCTGCAAAACTTGCGCTATGCCATCGAACTTCAGAAAATCTATGAAATCCGTACCGTTATTGTGCCAGACCTACTGCCAAACTGTCACACCGTTATAGAAGCAAGTCGGTTAATCAGCAGAGACCCTCGCATTCGCTACAAACTTATTAAGTTTCGCCCCCGCGGCGTACAAGCTTTGCTCCCCACCATGCACATGCCGAGCGATGACTACATGGTGGAGCTTTGTACCTTGGCCAGAAGTTGTGGCGTGGCAATTTGCCTCACGGTTTAA